In Halopelagius longus, the following proteins share a genomic window:
- a CDS encoding acetate and sugar kinases/Hsc70/actin family protein has protein sequence MTEDGSGEDESTNDESSSGPTAVGVKLGSTRTVLQFRNDDGEVETVRTLTCLATYDDPLTGEERVLFGEQAAQEYPDRVEYMLRSGLPESREGTELAKKFFAELVSAHGLDTDSAIVYAIPTIDNEPGLASLNEVIEDSPVGGAFVRSFPESLTGSIPALGDGLEAIESVFVAVNMGSTNLEASAYRHGEQLSPFVSGAVTGNEVDRRIANAVEEETQGRVNVDLTTAREYKETHADFDEFEPFTDVIQQPGGGSHEFTIERSVMEPLDDYLDDAVDEVANNFLSQLANDHMKPYQLALSKPIVLTGGMACIPGIVEEFEARMSEELNRDVECVAADRPDTAPAEGARRIAERLVE, from the coding sequence ATGACGGAGGATGGAAGCGGCGAAGACGAATCGACGAACGACGAGAGCAGTTCGGGGCCGACTGCGGTCGGAGTGAAACTCGGCAGTACGCGCACGGTGCTTCAGTTCCGGAACGACGACGGCGAGGTGGAGACGGTTCGGACGCTGACCTGTCTGGCGACGTACGACGACCCGTTGACCGGCGAGGAGCGAGTCCTGTTCGGCGAACAGGCCGCCCAAGAGTACCCCGACAGAGTGGAGTACATGCTCCGGTCGGGCCTCCCCGAAAGCCGCGAGGGGACGGAGTTGGCCAAGAAGTTCTTCGCGGAACTGGTGTCGGCGCACGGACTCGATACCGACAGCGCCATCGTCTACGCGATTCCGACGATAGACAACGAACCCGGACTGGCGAGTCTCAACGAGGTGATAGAGGACAGTCCCGTCGGCGGGGCGTTCGTCCGCAGTTTCCCCGAGTCGCTCACCGGTTCGATTCCCGCGTTGGGCGACGGCCTCGAAGCGATAGAGAGCGTCTTCGTCGCGGTCAACATGGGCTCGACGAACCTCGAAGCGTCGGCGTACCGCCACGGCGAGCAACTGTCGCCGTTCGTCTCTGGGGCCGTCACCGGCAACGAAGTGGACCGCCGCATCGCAAACGCCGTCGAGGAGGAGACGCAGGGCCGCGTCAACGTCGACCTGACGACGGCGCGGGAGTACAAGGAGACGCACGCCGACTTCGACGAGTTCGAACCGTTCACGGACGTCATCCAGCAACCCGGCGGCGGGTCCCACGAGTTCACCATCGAACGCTCGGTGATGGAACCCCTCGACGACTACCTCGACGACGCGGTGGACGAGGTAGCGAACAACTTCCTCTCGCAACTGGCGAACGACCACATGAAACCGTACCAACTCGCCCTGAGCAAGCCCATCGTCCTCACGGGTGGGATGGCGTGCATCCCGGGTATCGTCGAGGAGTTCGAAGCGCGGATGAGCGAGGAACTCAACCGCGACGTGGAGTGCGTCGCCGCGGACCGGCCGGACACCGCGCCCGCCGAGGGTGCCCGGCGCATCGCGGAACGACTCGTCGAGTAG
- a CDS encoding carbohydrate kinase family protein, whose protein sequence is MTDEHRTEPDGGSPRVVVAGETLIDFLPNSEGPLSGVESFTRRAGGAPANVAVALAHLDETPRFWTRIGEDPFGDFLEDTLRKRGVPTDHVERDPVAKTTLAFVAHDEDAERGFSFYRDETADTRMQPGGLADEDLEGAEWVHVGGVTLADEPSREATFDLMRRAREAGATVSFDPNARPELWETFDYVGSMREAFGLADVVKATPEDLAAFDVSGDPSELAHAILDEGPHTALLTLGGDGSLAATSDGSPWTSDLSVVEHGGYEVTPVDTTGAGDAFTAGVIAALVGDEPLSEVLAFANAVAAVTTTAAGAMTALPDREAVRAFREEQS, encoded by the coding sequence ATGACCGACGAACACCGGACCGAACCGGACGGCGGTTCCCCGCGCGTCGTCGTCGCGGGCGAGACGCTCATCGACTTCCTGCCGAACAGCGAGGGGCCCCTCTCGGGCGTCGAGTCGTTCACTCGCCGGGCCGGCGGCGCGCCCGCGAACGTCGCCGTCGCCCTCGCACACCTCGACGAGACGCCGCGGTTCTGGACGCGCATCGGCGAGGACCCGTTCGGAGACTTCCTCGAAGACACCCTCCGAAAGCGGGGCGTGCCGACCGACCACGTCGAACGGGACCCGGTGGCGAAGACGACGCTCGCGTTCGTCGCCCACGACGAGGACGCGGAACGCGGGTTCTCCTTCTACCGCGACGAAACCGCCGACACGCGGATGCAACCCGGCGGACTCGCGGACGAGGACCTCGAAGGTGCCGAGTGGGTCCACGTCGGCGGCGTCACCCTCGCGGACGAACCGTCGCGCGAGGCCACCTTCGACCTGATGCGCCGCGCGCGGGAGGCGGGCGCGACGGTTTCGTTCGACCCCAACGCCCGGCCGGAACTGTGGGAGACGTTCGACTACGTCGGGTCGATGCGCGAGGCGTTCGGACTCGCCGACGTGGTGAAGGCGACGCCGGAGGACTTGGCCGCCTTCGACGTGAGCGGCGACCCCTCGGAACTCGCGCACGCGATTCTCGACGAGGGACCGCACACGGCGCTTCTCACCCTCGGCGGCGACGGGTCGCTTGCGGCCACCTCCGACGGGTCGCCGTGGACGTCGGACCTCTCGGTGGTCGAACACGGCGGGTACGAGGTGACGCCCGTCGACACCACCGGCGCGGGCGACGCCTTCACCGCGGGCGTCATCGCGGCACTCGTCGGAGACGAACCGCTCTCGGAGGTGTTGGCGTTCGCCAACGCCGTCGCCGCGGTGACGACCACCGCCGCGGGGGCGATGACGGCGCTTCCGGACCGCGAGGCGGTCCGGGCGTTCAGAGAAGAGCAGTCCTGA
- a CDS encoding sugar phosphate isomerase/epimerase family protein: MLGDARTGFVTQLGMDEAEAVAFAGDAGLDFVELMMDGGGHRSRLRERASDLRAAADEAGVSLLVHLPFGGVDVGSPHEHVRQGSRREIAAALDAAATFDAEKAVLHASTNAWGPAWDESTLHGHLLDSVRELDDRARERGIELCVENVPRGAFDTNDFPTLFEETDASMTLDTGHARMDGRDGGGIAALCREFGHRISHLHLNDTRVPSDEHLPFGSGTIDFEAAFDALGGEWDGTLSLEVFTDDFGYLRTSAERLDELL, encoded by the coding sequence ATGCTCGGAGACGCACGAACCGGATTCGTCACGCAACTCGGCATGGACGAAGCGGAGGCCGTCGCGTTCGCCGGCGACGCGGGCCTCGACTTCGTGGAACTGATGATGGACGGCGGCGGTCACCGGAGCCGACTCCGCGAACGCGCCTCGGACCTGCGGGCGGCGGCCGACGAGGCGGGCGTCTCGCTCCTCGTCCACCTGCCGTTCGGCGGCGTGGACGTCGGAAGCCCGCACGAACACGTCCGGCAGGGGTCGCGCCGGGAAATCGCCGCCGCACTCGACGCGGCGGCGACGTTCGACGCCGAGAAGGCCGTCCTGCACGCGAGCACGAACGCGTGGGGGCCGGCGTGGGACGAATCGACGCTCCACGGACACCTGCTGGACTCGGTGCGCGAACTCGACGACCGCGCTCGGGAGCGAGGAATCGAACTCTGCGTCGAGAACGTCCCCCGCGGCGCGTTCGACACCAACGACTTCCCGACGCTGTTCGAGGAGACGGACGCCTCGATGACGCTCGATACGGGGCACGCCCGGATGGACGGACGCGACGGCGGCGGCATCGCGGCGCTCTGCCGGGAGTTCGGCCACCGCATCTCCCACCTCCACCTCAACGACACGCGCGTTCCGAGCGACGAACACCTGCCGTTCGGGTCCGGGACGATAGACTTCGAGGCGGCGTTCGACGCCCTCGGCGGGGAGTGGGACGGGACGCTCTCGTTGGAGGTGTTCACCGACGACTTCGGCTACCTGCGGACGAGCGCGGAGCGACTCGACGAACTGTTGTGA
- a CDS encoding histidine kinase N-terminal 7TM domain-containing protein: MALTTQLAVLPLVAGALCGAVTVVVLVRFRLYSRRVRLPFSLLMLAAGLWATGYGLRLAADSLATKVFLYHVSWVGAVFVPTLWFAFTLAYTGEERLLNHRGVAALVVEPVLVLTLLVVGSGGVLVGDHALASVPGGVVLTTRYGPAYGLHLLYTAAVGLAGAVMMGRLLVRGNGAYSKGAFALLFAASAPLFAFGLTLLGLWPHWFDPTPATFGVSAVVVLVALRGDGLFDVTPVARDFVFSQMRDGIVVLDDRGRVVEVNPAAAPLFTVDRSEAVGSYVADVCYNPLGMQALLADEREVLEVTVDTEEGRRHFEAAATRLGGDSGHERGWTVLFRDVTDYRQTEEQFRALIENSRDLITIIDRAGRRKYVSPSASHVLGVEAEELVGENSFDRMHPDDRDDARDVMEEIANTDEAVRTQIRSRHADGTWRTLDVVCVNLLDDPAVGGIVVNARDVTDRTSYQQRLRVLNRVLRHDLRNDMNVILGHADLLMDEIDESSAHHARTIRRKGESLVELGKRAREIDRTLDVTNRTRKPVEVTEPLGEQLDSLAETHPGVVVNRHLPDEAWVKATAHVTMAISNVVENAVEHNDRALPRIGVAVSKPREDVVEVRVVDNGPGIPDSELDALQSGRETQLQHVSGLGLWLVKWVLTGSDGSVSFENHSPRGTAVVMRFAAADPAREESNASASDGDAVEGRSAGGRASDDGVGERRSANDRPSEGDAVAAENDD, translated from the coding sequence ATGGCACTGACGACGCAGCTCGCCGTACTACCGCTCGTAGCGGGTGCGCTGTGCGGCGCCGTCACCGTCGTCGTCCTCGTTCGGTTCCGGCTCTACTCCCGTCGGGTCCGCCTCCCGTTCTCGCTTCTGATGCTCGCGGCGGGGCTGTGGGCGACGGGGTACGGCCTTCGACTCGCCGCCGACTCGCTTGCGACGAAGGTGTTTCTGTACCACGTCAGTTGGGTCGGCGCGGTGTTCGTCCCGACGCTCTGGTTCGCGTTCACGCTCGCGTACACCGGCGAGGAGCGACTGCTGAACCACCGGGGCGTCGCGGCACTGGTGGTCGAACCGGTGTTGGTGTTGACGCTCCTGGTGGTCGGTAGCGGCGGCGTGCTGGTCGGCGACCACGCGCTGGCGTCGGTTCCCGGCGGCGTCGTCCTCACCACGAGGTACGGTCCGGCCTACGGCCTCCACCTGCTGTACACCGCCGCGGTCGGACTCGCCGGAGCGGTGATGATGGGTCGGCTCTTGGTTCGCGGGAACGGCGCCTACAGCAAGGGCGCGTTCGCCCTCCTCTTCGCCGCGAGCGCTCCGCTGTTCGCGTTCGGTCTCACCCTCCTCGGCCTCTGGCCGCACTGGTTCGATCCGACGCCGGCGACGTTCGGCGTCTCCGCCGTCGTCGTCCTCGTCGCCCTCCGCGGCGACGGTCTGTTCGACGTGACGCCCGTCGCCCGCGACTTCGTCTTCTCGCAGATGCGAGACGGCATCGTCGTCCTCGACGACAGGGGGCGCGTCGTCGAGGTGAACCCCGCCGCGGCACCGCTGTTCACCGTCGACCGCTCCGAGGCCGTCGGTTCGTACGTCGCCGACGTCTGCTACAACCCCCTCGGGATGCAGGCGCTCCTCGCCGACGAACGGGAGGTGCTCGAAGTGACCGTCGACACCGAGGAGGGGAGGCGGCACTTCGAGGCGGCGGCGACCCGACTCGGCGGCGACAGCGGTCACGAACGCGGGTGGACCGTCCTCTTCCGGGACGTGACCGACTACCGGCAGACCGAAGAGCAGTTCCGCGCGCTCATCGAGAACTCTCGGGACCTCATCACCATCATCGACCGCGCGGGGCGGCGGAAGTACGTCAGTCCGTCGGCGTCGCACGTGCTCGGCGTCGAAGCGGAGGAACTCGTCGGCGAGAACTCCTTCGACCGGATGCATCCCGACGACCGCGACGACGCCCGCGACGTGATGGAGGAGATAGCCAACACGGACGAGGCGGTGCGGACGCAGATTCGGTCCCGCCACGCCGACGGCACGTGGCGGACGCTCGACGTCGTCTGCGTGAACCTGCTCGACGACCCCGCCGTCGGCGGTATCGTCGTCAACGCGCGCGACGTGACCGACCGCACGAGTTACCAACAGCGTCTGCGCGTCCTCAACCGCGTCCTCCGGCACGACCTGCGCAACGACATGAACGTCATCCTCGGGCACGCCGACCTCCTGATGGACGAGATCGACGAGTCGTCCGCCCACCACGCGCGGACGATTCGCCGCAAGGGGGAGTCGCTCGTCGAACTGGGCAAACGCGCCCGCGAGATCGACCGGACGCTCGACGTGACGAACCGCACGCGGAAACCCGTCGAGGTGACCGAACCCCTCGGCGAGCAGTTGGACTCCCTCGCCGAGACGCACCCCGGCGTCGTCGTCAACCGGCACCTCCCGGACGAGGCGTGGGTGAAGGCGACGGCGCACGTGACGATGGCCATCTCGAACGTCGTCGAGAACGCCGTCGAACACAACGACCGGGCGCTCCCCCGCATCGGCGTCGCCGTCTCGAAACCGCGCGAGGACGTCGTCGAAGTTCGCGTCGTCGACAACGGTCCCGGCATCCCGGACTCCGAACTCGACGCCCTGCAGTCGGGGCGGGAGACGCAACTGCAACACGTCAGCGGACTCGGGTTGTGGCTCGTCAAGTGGGTCCTCACGGGGTCGGACGGGAGCGTCTCGTTCGAGAACCACTCCCCGCGAGGCACGGCCGTCGTGATGCGGTTCGCCGCCGCCGACCCGGCGCGGGAGGAGTCGAACGCGTCCGCCTCGGACGGCGACGCCGTCGAAGGCCGTTCGGCGGGCGGCCGGGCGTCGGACGACGGTGTCGGAGAGCGCCGCTCCGCGAACGACCGTCCCTCGGAGGGTGACGCCGTCGCGGCGGAGAACGACGACTGA
- a CDS encoding DUF7500 family protein, whose amino-acid sequence MTDRTYLTPDELDFASDDSVRELGDGRYVVAVGGDAGGGDANGGNRRRTERERRVAPENGATDGETTAGAKIEGETRDGESAEPKATDGGTTDGTPETSEAGRYYLELGARTDVAEDETVVEGDDIRAVFADALRWYARRVAPSEDPATVVEVLLDETEFAVTDRVPDR is encoded by the coding sequence ATGACCGACCGGACGTACCTCACGCCCGACGAACTCGACTTCGCCAGCGACGACAGCGTCCGCGAGTTAGGCGACGGGCGGTACGTCGTCGCCGTCGGAGGAGACGCCGGCGGAGGCGACGCGAACGGCGGGAACCGACGGCGGACGGAGAGAGAACGGCGCGTCGCGCCCGAGAACGGAGCGACGGACGGGGAGACGACGGCCGGAGCGAAGATCGAGGGTGAAACGAGAGACGGGGAGTCGGCGGAACCGAAGGCGACGGACGGGGGGACGACTGACGGAACGCCGGAGACGAGCGAAGCGGGCCGCTACTACCTCGAACTCGGCGCTCGGACCGACGTGGCCGAAGACGAGACGGTGGTCGAGGGCGACGACATCCGAGCGGTGTTCGCCGACGCCCTCCGGTGGTACGCGCGCCGCGTCGCGCCCTCGGAGGACCCGGCGACGGTGGTGGAGGTGCTTCTCGACGAGACGGAGTTCGCCGTCACAGACCGAGTTCCCGACCGATGA
- a CDS encoding acyl-CoA dehydrogenase family protein, which yields MDFELPSEHRMIRDTVREFCEAEISPIAQEIETEHRFPEEVFEQLAELDMLGVPVSEEYGGLGGDQLMYALVTEELGRVSGGVGLSYAAHVSLASKPIEMFGTEDQKERWLRPLAEGEYLGGWALTEPGSGSDASDMDTTAERDGDGYVLNGTKQFITNANVAGSILVKAVTDPGAGYDGISTFVVDPRNDDGFEVTTVWDKMGLNSSPTCEIRFDDLYLPADRLLGEEGEGWTQTKKTLDGGRISIAALSTGLAQGAFEAAKSYALEREQFGKPISKFDAIRDKLVDMHRKTERARLLTHRAATTYDAGEPVTRESALAKLDASEAAREVAEDAVQVLGGYGYTEDFAPQRFYRDAKLMEIGEGTSEIQHLVIGRELGL from the coding sequence ATGGACTTCGAGTTACCCTCCGAACATCGGATGATTCGGGACACCGTCCGGGAGTTCTGCGAGGCGGAGATATCCCCCATCGCACAGGAGATAGAGACGGAGCACCGGTTCCCGGAGGAGGTGTTCGAGCAGTTGGCGGAACTGGACATGCTCGGCGTCCCGGTGTCGGAGGAGTACGGCGGACTCGGCGGCGACCAACTGATGTACGCCCTCGTGACGGAGGAACTGGGGCGCGTCTCCGGCGGCGTTGGCCTCTCCTACGCCGCCCACGTCAGTCTCGCCTCGAAACCCATCGAGATGTTCGGCACCGAAGACCAGAAAGAGCGGTGGCTCCGCCCCCTCGCGGAGGGCGAGTATCTCGGCGGGTGGGCCCTCACCGAACCGGGGTCGGGGTCCGACGCGAGCGACATGGACACCACCGCAGAGAGAGACGGAGACGGATACGTCCTGAACGGCACCAAGCAGTTCATCACGAACGCGAACGTCGCCGGGTCGATACTGGTGAAAGCCGTCACCGACCCCGGGGCGGGGTACGACGGCATCTCGACGTTCGTCGTGGACCCGCGGAACGACGACGGGTTCGAGGTGACGACGGTGTGGGACAAGATGGGGCTGAACTCCTCGCCGACCTGCGAGATTCGGTTCGACGACCTGTACCTCCCGGCGGACCGCTTGCTCGGCGAGGAGGGCGAGGGGTGGACGCAGACGAAGAAGACGTTAGACGGCGGGCGCATCTCCATCGCGGCGCTCTCGACGGGCCTCGCGCAGGGGGCGTTCGAGGCGGCGAAGTCCTACGCCCTCGAACGCGAACAGTTCGGCAAGCCCATCTCGAAGTTCGACGCCATCCGCGACAAACTCGTGGACATGCACCGGAAGACCGAACGGGCGCGTCTCCTCACCCACCGCGCGGCGACGACGTACGACGCGGGCGAACCGGTCACGCGGGAGTCTGCGCTCGCGAAACTCGACGCCAGCGAGGCGGCCCGCGAGGTGGCCGAAGACGCCGTGCAGGTTCTCGGCGGGTACGGCTACACCGAGGACTTCGCGCCTCAGCGATTCTACCGCGACGCCAAACTGATGGAGATAGGCGAGGGGACGAGCGAGATACAACACCTCGTCATCGGTCGGGAACTCGGTCTGTGA
- a CDS encoding universal stress protein has protein sequence MYDRVLVPTGVSGPDADGRTVGRALDVAQRYDADLHVLRIEDPETVDAETPATDLNDVWPARDDRPAVPDRVEERAFAGGVNVVEAARRGPPTDAIETYVDEESDLVVMPERGAFCDEPYRLGGVVGRYLRESPVNVMTVRTEK, from the coding sequence ATGTACGACCGGGTACTGGTCCCGACGGGCGTCTCCGGACCCGACGCCGACGGACGGACGGTCGGCCGCGCCCTCGACGTGGCGCAACGGTACGACGCCGACCTGCACGTCCTCCGCATCGAGGATCCGGAGACGGTGGACGCCGAGACGCCCGCGACGGACCTCAACGACGTGTGGCCCGCCCGCGACGACCGACCTGCGGTCCCCGACCGAGTCGAAGAACGCGCGTTCGCCGGCGGCGTGAACGTCGTCGAGGCGGCCCGGCGCGGACCGCCGACCGACGCGATAGAGACGTACGTGGACGAAGAGAGCGACCTCGTCGTGATGCCGGAACGCGGGGCGTTCTGCGACGAACCGTACCGACTCGGCGGCGTCGTCGGGCGATACCTCCGGGAGTCTCCCGTCAACGTCATGACCGTCCGAACCGAGAAGTGA
- a CDS encoding RIO1 family regulatory kinase/ATPase domain-containing protein, whose amino-acid sequence MELRRLVRGRVDWPRLEAVARELQTRYGREELRIRFLEADNWLSTPMVVDDEWFVKVISRQNSLVHALFTTTRNLGAFSSGREGFFEHFGTPFQMAEHELEATRRMRKIGVNAPEPVEAFEVDGLGVLVLEYLPNFRPIDELDREREANLAPDVFASLRRMHDDGLAHGDLRAENVLIVEDEVFFIDATNVSEGSEDDARSYDIACALAAFEPLIGAKASVAAARESYDTDELLSALEFLDFVNIRPDHDFDAAALKGEIEKCAS is encoded by the coding sequence ATGGAACTCCGCCGCCTCGTTCGGGGGCGCGTGGATTGGCCGCGACTCGAAGCAGTCGCCCGCGAACTACAGACGCGCTACGGACGAGAGGAACTACGCATCCGCTTTCTCGAAGCGGACAACTGGCTCTCTACGCCGATGGTCGTCGACGACGAGTGGTTCGTGAAGGTCATCTCGCGCCAGAACTCGCTAGTTCACGCTCTCTTCACTACGACCCGCAACCTCGGAGCGTTCTCCTCGGGAAGGGAGGGTTTCTTCGAGCACTTCGGGACGCCGTTCCAGATGGCCGAACACGAACTGGAGGCGACCCGACGGATGCGGAAGATAGGCGTCAACGCGCCGGAACCCGTCGAGGCCTTCGAGGTGGACGGACTCGGCGTCCTCGTGTTGGAGTACCTCCCGAACTTCCGCCCCATCGACGAGTTGGACCGCGAACGGGAGGCGAACCTCGCACCCGACGTGTTCGCCTCGCTCCGTCGGATGCACGACGACGGACTCGCCCACGGCGACCTGCGGGCGGAGAACGTCCTCATCGTCGAGGACGAGGTGTTCTTCATCGACGCCACGAACGTCAGCGAAGGCAGCGAGGACGACGCCCGGTCGTACGACATCGCCTGCGCCTTGGCCGCCTTCGAACCGCTCATCGGCGCGAAGGCGTCCGTCGCCGCCGCGAGAGAGTCCTACGACACCGACGAACTGCTCTCGGCGCTGGAGTTTCTCGACTTCGTCAACATCCGCCCGGACCACGACTTCGACGCCGCGGCGCTGAAAGGCGAGATAGAGAAGTGCGCGAGTTAG
- a CDS encoding ABC transporter ATP-binding protein: protein MSTETPRRTEQSDDIALAVEGIDSGYGEAQVLDDLSLHLASDEIVCIIGPNGAGKSTVLKTVFGLLKPWAGTVRLGEEDITGTEPEDLVRKGVGYVPQVDNVFSSLTIDENLRMGGVARKSGLDEVIGRLYDRFPVLDEKREAKARTLSGGQRQVLAFSRALVMEPDVLLIDEPSAGLAPSIVRDVFENVQTVNELGTAILMVEQNAREGLAISDRGYVLDQGTVAYEDDADELLDNPEVSQLYLGGADYE, encoded by the coding sequence ATGAGTACCGAAACACCACGGCGGACGGAGCAGAGCGACGACATCGCACTCGCAGTCGAGGGCATAGACTCGGGATACGGCGAGGCGCAGGTGTTAGACGACCTGAGTCTCCACCTCGCAAGCGACGAAATCGTCTGCATCATCGGCCCGAACGGCGCGGGGAAATCGACCGTACTGAAGACCGTGTTCGGTCTCCTGAAGCCGTGGGCGGGGACCGTCCGACTCGGCGAGGAGGACATCACCGGGACGGAACCCGAGGACTTGGTTCGCAAGGGCGTCGGCTACGTCCCGCAGGTGGACAACGTCTTCTCCTCTCTGACCATCGACGAGAACCTCCGGATGGGCGGCGTCGCCCGCAAGTCCGGCCTCGACGAGGTCATCGGCCGACTGTACGACCGCTTTCCCGTCTTAGACGAGAAGCGCGAGGCGAAGGCGCGGACGCTCTCGGGCGGCCAACGACAGGTGTTGGCGTTCTCCCGAGCGCTCGTGATGGAGCCGGACGTACTGCTCATCGACGAACCGTCGGCGGGCCTCGCGCCGAGCATCGTCCGGGACGTCTTCGAGAACGTCCAGACGGTCAACGAACTCGGCACGGCCATCCTGATGGTCGAACAGAACGCCCGCGAGGGGCTGGCCATCTCGGACCGCGGGTACGTCCTCGACCAAGGCACCGTCGCCTACGAGGACGACGCCGACGAACTCCTCGACAACCCCGAGGTGTCGCAACTGTACCTCGGCGGCGCGGACTACGAGTAA
- a CDS encoding ABC transporter ATP-binding protein → MSRPDIDVTYEGANLEKPNQILRTENLRKTFGGLVATDGASIAVEEGTITGMIGPNGAGKSTLFNLISGFYDPDDGRVWVNDTEVTDAKPHETARAGLVRTFQTPRRLEDMTVREAMLVGARPQTGESILPLWLKPSTVTREERANVERAEELLERFEIAHLIDQPSADLSGGQSKLVELARAITTDPDILLLDEPVAGVNPTLANDIKRFIRELNEEGQTFLIIEHDMPFIMDLADPVIVLDQGKVLMEGTPEEVRSDRRVIDAYLGGA, encoded by the coding sequence GTGAGCCGACCCGACATCGACGTGACGTACGAGGGCGCGAACCTCGAGAAGCCGAACCAGATTCTACGGACGGAGAACCTCCGGAAGACGTTCGGCGGACTGGTGGCGACGGACGGCGCGTCCATCGCCGTCGAGGAGGGGACCATCACCGGGATGATAGGGCCGAACGGCGCGGGCAAGTCCACGCTGTTCAACCTCATCTCGGGGTTCTACGACCCCGACGACGGCCGCGTCTGGGTCAACGACACCGAGGTGACGGACGCGAAACCGCACGAGACGGCGCGGGCCGGACTCGTCCGGACGTTCCAGACGCCCCGGCGTCTGGAGGACATGACCGTCCGCGAGGCGATGCTCGTCGGCGCGCGCCCGCAGACGGGCGAGTCGATACTCCCGCTTTGGCTGAAGCCCTCGACGGTGACCCGAGAGGAACGCGCGAACGTCGAACGCGCCGAGGAACTCCTCGAACGCTTCGAGATAGCGCACCTCATCGACCAACCCTCCGCGGACCTCTCCGGCGGGCAGTCGAAACTCGTCGAACTCGCCCGCGCCATCACGACGGACCCGGACATTCTGCTCTTGGACGAACCCGTGGCCGGCGTGAACCCGACGCTGGCGAACGACATCAAGCGGTTCATCCGCGAACTCAACGAGGAGGGTCAGACCTTCCTCATCATCGAACACGACATGCCCTTCATCATGGACCTCGCGGACCCGGTCATCGTCTTAGACCAAGGGAAGGTCCTCATGGAGGGGACGCCGGAGGAAGTCCGGTCGGACCGACGCGTCATCGACGCGTACCTCGGAGGTGCCTGA
- a CDS encoding branched-chain amino acid ABC transporter permease has translation MLAGVAGALLVLLLATALGVVKLPFLLSLLSLAGMYVLLTLGLNVQWGYAGLINFSVAAFWGIGAYCAALLSAPSSPLGLGLNPVFGFLAAVVVSAVVAVFIAVPTLRLREDYLAIASLGLAEVIRRLILNEEQWTAGSSGISGIPRLLPELPLTQNATNLAVVLVLIAVVYGFLRRVHRSPWGRVLRTIRSDEDLAKALGKNTYAFKMQAFVLGSVIMAIAGAFYVHVNLYIDPTDLVPLTTFYIWIAVILGGTGSNRGAVLGAATVIAIREGTRFLNDVAAFTSLGIDLAPLRLLFVGLLIILVVRLRPEGLLPPRDELVWPAARGTEDET, from the coding sequence GTGCTGGCCGGCGTGGCCGGCGCGTTGCTCGTCTTGCTTCTTGCGACGGCGCTCGGCGTCGTGAAACTCCCGTTCCTGCTGTCGCTTCTGTCGCTGGCGGGGATGTACGTGCTCCTCACGCTGGGACTGAACGTCCAGTGGGGGTACGCCGGCCTCATCAACTTCTCCGTCGCGGCGTTCTGGGGCATCGGCGCGTACTGCGCGGCGCTCCTGAGCGCGCCGAGTTCGCCGCTCGGACTCGGATTGAACCCGGTCTTCGGGTTCCTCGCGGCCGTCGTCGTCAGCGCCGTCGTCGCGGTGTTCATCGCCGTGCCGACGCTCCGCCTGCGCGAGGACTACCTCGCCATCGCGTCGCTCGGGTTGGCGGAGGTCATCCGCCGCCTCATCCTCAACGAGGAGCAGTGGACGGCGGGGTCGAGCGGCATCTCCGGCATCCCGCGGTTGCTCCCGGAACTGCCGCTGACGCAGAACGCGACGAACCTCGCCGTCGTCCTCGTCCTCATCGCCGTCGTGTACGGCTTCCTCCGGCGGGTTCACCGCTCGCCGTGGGGCCGCGTCCTCCGGACGATTCGCTCCGACGAGGACTTGGCGAAGGCGCTGGGGAAGAACACGTACGCGTTCAAGATGCAGGCGTTCGTCCTCGGGTCGGTCATCATGGCGATAGCGGGGGCGTTCTACGTCCACGTGAACCTCTACATCGACCCGACCGACCTCGTTCCGCTGACGACGTTCTACATCTGGATCGCGGTCATCCTCGGCGGCACGGGGAGCAATCGGGGGGCGGTCCTCGGGGCGGCGACGGTCATCGCCATCCGCGAGGGGACGCGCTTCCTCAACGACGTGGCGGCGTTCACCAGCCTCGGAATCGACCTCGCACCGCTCCGACTGCTGTTCGTCGGACTGCTCATCATCCTCGTCGTGCGACTCCGGCCGGAGGGACTGCTCCCGCCGCGCGACGAACTCGTCTGGCCCGCCGCGCGCGGGACGGAGGACGAGACGTGA